One window from the genome of Gimesia aquarii encodes:
- a CDS encoding Calx-beta domain-containing protein, with the protein MLLTNWLRSIASKCRSSRPRTFSKQRSRSLKRYQTIQGRYRNLIEQLEDRTLLTSLFSIDDVSFVEGDAGTSNVVLTVSRTGAAPGDLNSIASVDFTTADATATTVDADYVSQGNTLNFAADPSSTLQTQTISIQVNGDVLTEENETFEVHLLNNSTGTSLDNSEATVTILNDDQSTLSINDITVNEFDGTASVVVSLDNPIDTEVSFDFLIFDETANNPDDYLAASGSMTFAPGELSKTINVPIVDSNLVESTETFLVSLSNIQTTSSNLIVSDTLAKVRILDDDQAIVSIDDVSVNENDGTAMISVSLNHPVDTAISVDFMTADQSALTTGDYIAQTGTLIFNPGVQSQTITVPLSDDNLVEGNETFLVNLTNLLTSDADVIMGDPQATVTILDDDEATIAIDDISVDESDGTATLTVSLDQPVATTVSVDFATADQSAASPDDYTSQTGTLIFNPGEQSHTIIVDITDNNIVEADEIFFVNLSNILSNGANITFADEQSEVTILNDDQANISIDDISVNENDGTATLTVSLDQPVATTVTVDFDTLDELAVAPDDYTTQTGTLTFTPGVQSQTIVVDIIDDVNIVEGDETFFVNLSNIIANGFNVLMRNSQAEVTIIDDEQATISINDISVNENDGTATLTVSLDQPVTTTVTIDFATADQSAASPDDYTAQTGTLTFNPGVQSQTIDISIDDDNLVEDTELFLVSLADIQANGANITFADDQGEITIQDNDQASISIDDITVNENDGTATLTVSFDQPVDTTVTVDFATADQSALNPTDYTAQTGTLTFTPGVQSQTIVVDIIDDVDIIEGDEIFFVNLSNIMANGFDVSMGDAEGTVTIIDDEIATISIDDVTVNENDGTATLTVSLDQPVATTVNVDFDTVDQSAVSPDDYTTQMGTLTFTPGVQSQTIVVDNIDDLDIVEGIETFLVNLTNIQASGANITFADDQGEITILDDEATTIAIDDVTVNENDGTATLTVTLDQLVATTVTVDFATLNQLAVDPDDYTAQSGTITFNPGEQSQSIIISIVDDTDLVEPDETFLVNLTNIQASGANITFADDQGEITIQDNDQASISIDDITVNENDGTATLTVSLDQPVATTVTVEFTTADQSAIELDDYTAQTGTLTFNPGVQSQQILVSLIDDDLVENDETFQVDLTAFLANGADVIMRDNQAIVTIQDDDQATISIDDISVNENDGTATLTVSLDQPVDEIVTVEFTTADQSAIELDDYTAQTGTLTFNPGVQSQTIIVPIINDLDIVEADETFQVDLTAFLANGADVVMGDDQAIVTIFDDEQASISIDDVTVNENDGTATLTVTLDQPVATTVTVNFATDNLTAVDPDDYTAQSGTITFNPGEQSQSIIISIVDDTDLVEPDETFLVNLTNIQASGANITFADDQGEITIQDNDQASISIDDITVNENDGTATLTVSLDQPVATTVTVEFTTADQSAIELDDYTAQTGTLTFNPGVQSQQILVSLIDDDLVENDETFQVDLTAFLANGADVIMGDNQAIVTIQDDDQATISIDDISVNENDGTATLTVSLDQPVDEIVTVEFATADQSAIELDDYTAQTGTLTFNPGVQSQTIIVPIINDLDIVEADETFQVDLTAFLANGADVIMGDNQAIVTIFDDEQASISIDDVTVNENDGTATLTVSLDQPVATTVTVDFATDNLTAFDPDDYTTQTGTLTFNPGEQSQSIIISIVDNNIVEGDERFLVDLSNIMANGANVTFADAQAEVTILDNESASFSINNISVNEDAGTAMLTVSLDFAVDTAISVDYTTTNLTAVAPDDYSAQTGTLTFNPGEQSHTIAVNIIDDNLVEDDESILISLSNIQNGENVTFSNSLATVLIEDNDQAIISISDLTVNENNGTATLTVSLDQPVDTTVTVDFATDNQTAFDPGDYTTQTGTVTFDPGVQSQTIIVDITDDVNIVEGDESFLLNLTNLQPNGADVIMGDNQAEVTILDNEATTISIDDVTVNENDGTATLTVTLDQPVATTVTVDFATDNLTAFDPDDYTAQTGTLTFNPGEQSQTIVLDIIDNIDIVEGIETFLVNLSNIQASGANITFADDQGEVTILDDEATTIDIDDVTVNENDGTATLTVTLDQPVATTVTVDFATANQLAVDPDDYTAQSGTLTFNPGEQSQTIIVDIIDDLDIVEGIETFLVNLTNIQASGANITFADDQGEVTILDDEQATIDIDDVTVNENDGTATLTVTLDQPVATTVTVDFATANQLAVDPDDYTAQTGTLTFNPGEQSQTIIVDIIDDLDIVEGIETFLVNLTNIQASGANITFADDQGEVTILDDEQATINIDDVTVNENDGTATLTVTLDQPVATTVTVDFATDNLTAFDPDDYTAQTGTLTFNPGEQSQTIIVDIIDNIDIVEGIETFLVNLSNIQASGANITFADDQGEVTILDDEATTIDIDDVTVNENDGTATLTVTLDQPVATTVTVDFATANQLAVDPDDYTAQTGTLTFNPGEQSQTIIVDIIDDLDIVEGIETFLVNLTNIQASGANITFDDDQGEVTILDDEATTIDIDDVTVNENDGTATLTVTLDQPVATTVTVDFATDNLTAFDPDDYTAQTGTLTFNPGEQSQTIIVDIIDDLDIVEGIETFLVNLTNIQASGANITFADDQGEVTILDDEQATIDIDDVTVNENDGTATLTVTLDQPVATTVNVDFATADQLAVDPDDYTAQSGTLTFNAGMQSQEIIIDITDTALVEFTESFLVNLSNIQANGANITFADNQGEVTILDDDQSNLTISDLSIDEMDGTAVLTVSLDSPVDTAVSIDFITDDQSALNSIDYLFQSGSLTFNPGEQSKSITITILDNAAVEFDETFFVTLSNLQTSSSDVILADDQAEVTIVDDDQSTFSITDITVNEDAGTATVLVSLDQPVDTTVTVDFATVDNSATNPTDYLHHTGTLVFTLGEQPQTITIPIIDTDDVELTESFFINLSNIQANGLDVTFADSQSEITITDDDQTTISINDISVNEDIGTATLTVSLDQPVGEIITVDFETVDQTATGPEDYLSQTGTLTFNPGEQTQTITIPIVNNDLVELSEFLFVNLSNLQTNGTDVILTDDQGEVTIFDDDQARISIDDIFVDEDSGFATLTVSLDSPVDTTVNVDFATTDQTAIDLEDYVATSGTINFSPGEQSKTITISIIDSFLLEADETFLVNLTNLQANGRNVLFADNQAEVTIVDDIIASANIDLRVVNSPTNTQPNGEVNLLPENQDSITEWSSYWVEIWVNASSPTNQGIFSVELDLNYHTEFTSATDIEFGASFSQNQAGTINDALGTVEGLFAETNASELGIAGHLLFARIKFEPLAEDQVELDLPGRSIGPYDLGFNINSQQVHLDGNIPVTTNLVEFAGADIWANPFDLDDDDAINFKDLMLFASVYQTIPSESASDLSWFADYNQNNSVDFKDLNLFVSNYNKSKLGQTAITYPQNFPEAWNNPLIADTSQAEPQTSPVSLSQSAADSVLDGVVEYVSPQLTPSQNETLENIDIEIVNLTGNTLGRAVTGTIYIDVNAAGYGWFIDDTPGDHSEFEQSSHLSLIALPDSDAAGRVDLWSVIMHELGHLLGYDHEAEGVMQETLAPGIRNLPSWELNIDLGEHSTPEEADSFFLTIQNETELVPF; encoded by the coding sequence ATGTTGTTGACGAACTGGTTAAGGTCAATCGCCTCGAAATGTCGATCATCTCGCCCACGCACGTTTAGCAAGCAACGTTCCCGCTCACTGAAACGTTATCAAACAATTCAAGGCCGTTATAGAAATTTAATCGAACAGCTCGAAGATCGCACACTCTTAACATCGCTTTTTAGCATAGATGATGTATCATTTGTCGAAGGTGATGCCGGCACTTCTAATGTCGTTCTAACAGTCTCACGAACTGGCGCAGCTCCAGGGGACCTCAATAGTATTGCATCTGTCGATTTCACAACAGCAGATGCTACAGCAACAACAGTAGATGCTGACTACGTTTCACAAGGAAACACGCTTAACTTCGCGGCAGATCCATCAAGTACTTTACAAACACAAACGATTTCAATTCAGGTTAATGGTGATGTCTTAACTGAAGAAAATGAAACATTTGAAGTCCATTTGCTTAACAATAGCACAGGGACATCTCTCGACAATAGCGAAGCAACAGTCACAATTCTAAATGATGACCAATCCACTCTATCGATCAATGACATTACTGTGAATGAATTTGATGGAACGGCATCTGTAGTTGTTTCTCTTGATAACCCCATCGATACCGAAGTCAGTTTTGACTTTTTGATCTTTGATGAAACAGCCAATAATCCCGATGACTATCTTGCTGCATCTGGCTCAATGACGTTTGCTCCAGGCGAACTATCAAAAACCATTAACGTTCCCATCGTCGATTCGAATTTGGTGGAAAGTACGGAAACATTTTTAGTAAGTTTGTCTAACATTCAAACCACAAGTTCCAACCTGATTGTTTCCGATACGCTGGCCAAAGTTAGAATCCTGGATGACGATCAAGCCATTGTTTCGATCGATGATGTTTCCGTAAATGAAAATGACGGCACAGCAATGATTTCAGTTTCGCTGAATCATCCTGTCGATACAGCTATCAGTGTGGACTTCATGACTGCAGATCAATCGGCCCTCACTACTGGTGACTATATTGCCCAGACAGGCACCCTGATCTTCAACCCGGGAGTACAATCACAAACCATCACAGTCCCTCTCAGTGATGACAATCTCGTGGAAGGCAATGAAACATTTCTGGTTAACCTGACCAATCTTCTAACTAGTGATGCCGATGTGATTATGGGAGATCCTCAGGCTACTGTTACCATCTTAGATGACGATGAAGCTACGATCGCAATCGACGATATCTCTGTGGACGAAAGTGATGGAACGGCCACTCTCACCGTTTCGTTAGACCAACCAGTCGCCACCACTGTGAGTGTAGACTTTGCTACCGCTGATCAATCAGCCGCCAGCCCAGACGATTATACTTCCCAAACAGGCACCCTGATCTTTAACCCGGGAGAACAGTCACACACCATAATCGTTGATATCACCGATAATAATATTGTGGAAGCAGATGAAATATTTTTCGTCAATCTGAGCAATATCCTGTCCAATGGTGCAAATATCACTTTTGCTGATGAGCAATCTGAAGTCACAATATTAAACGATGATCAGGCTAATATTTCGATTGATGATATTTCCGTGAATGAAAATGACGGAACGGCCACTCTCACGGTCTCGTTAGATCAACCGGTCGCCACGACTGTCACCGTTGACTTTGACACCCTCGATGAACTCGCTGTGGCCCCCGACGACTATACCACCCAGACGGGTACCCTGACCTTCACTCCGGGAGTGCAATCTCAAACCATCGTCGTAGATATCATTGATGACGTTAACATCGTCGAAGGTGATGAAACATTTTTCGTCAATCTGTCCAACATCATAGCCAATGGATTCAATGTATTGATGAGAAATTCTCAGGCAGAAGTTACCATTATCGATGACGAACAGGCCACGATCTCGATTAATGATATCTCTGTGAACGAAAATGACGGAACGGCCACGCTTACCGTTTCATTAGACCAACCCGTGACCACGACCGTCACCATCGACTTCGCCACCGCCGATCAATCAGCCGCCAGTCCAGACGATTATACTGCCCAAACGGGCACTCTGACTTTCAATCCGGGAGTGCAATCACAAACCATCGATATTTCCATCGATGATGATAATCTTGTAGAAGACACGGAACTATTTCTCGTTAGTCTGGCCGATATCCAGGCCAATGGCGCCAACATCACCTTTGCCGATGATCAGGGTGAGATCACCATTCAAGATAATGATCAGGCCAGCATTTCAATCGATGATATTACGGTGAACGAGAATGATGGCACCGCCACACTCACCGTCTCATTTGATCAACCGGTTGACACCACTGTCACGGTCGACTTCGCCACTGCTGATCAGTCGGCTCTCAATCCAACCGACTATACTGCCCAAACAGGCACCCTCACTTTCACCCCGGGAGTGCAATCTCAAACTATCGTCGTTGACATCATTGACGACGTTGACATTATCGAAGGTGATGAAATATTTTTCGTCAATCTATCCAACATCATGGCCAATGGGTTCGACGTATCAATGGGAGATGCAGAAGGAACAGTCACCATTATCGATGATGAAATAGCCACGATCTCCATTGACGATGTCACCGTCAACGAAAATGACGGCACTGCCACTCTCACTGTCTCGTTAGACCAACCGGTCGCCACGACCGTCAACGTCGACTTCGACACCGTTGATCAATCAGCCGTCAGCCCAGACGACTACACCACCCAGATGGGTACCCTCACCTTCACACCTGGAGTGCAATCTCAAACTATCGTCGTTGACAACATCGATGATCTGGACATCGTGGAAGGTATTGAAACGTTCCTCGTCAACCTTACCAACATCCAGGCCAGCGGCGCCAACATCACCTTCGCCGACGACCAGGGTGAAATCACCATTCTCGATGATGAAGCGACCACAATCGCCATCGACGACGTCACGGTCAATGAAAATGACGGTACCGCCACGCTTACGGTCACCCTGGATCAACTGGTTGCCACCACCGTCACCGTCGATTTTGCCACCCTCAATCAACTCGCCGTCGACCCCGACGACTATACCGCACAATCAGGCACAATCACCTTCAATCCGGGAGAGCAGTCACAGTCCATCATTATTTCCATTGTCGATGATACTGATCTGGTAGAACCTGACGAAACATTTCTCGTCAATCTCACCAACATCCAGGCCAGTGGTGCGAACATTACCTTTGCCGATGATCAGGGTGAGATCACCATTCAAGATAATGATCAAGCCAGCATCTCCATCGATGATATTACAGTGAACGAGAATGATGGCACCGCCACGCTCACTGTCTCGTTAGACCAACCGGTCGCTACGACCGTCACAGTGGAGTTCACCACTGCGGACCAGTCGGCAATTGAATTGGACGACTATACCGCTCAGACAGGCACACTCACCTTTAACCCCGGAGTTCAATCACAACAGATACTCGTTTCTCTCATTGATGATGATCTGGTAGAAAACGACGAAACATTCCAGGTCGATCTGACTGCTTTTCTGGCGAATGGTGCTGATGTGATTATGAGAGATAATCAGGCAATCGTCACCATTCAGGACGATGATCAAGCCACCATCTCCATCGATGATATTTCGGTCAACGAGAATGACGGCACGGCCACACTTACCGTTTCATTAGACCAACCGGTCGACGAAATTGTCACTGTGGAATTTACCACTGCGGATCAGTCGGCAATTGAATTGGACGACTATACCGCTCAGACAGGCACCCTCACCTTTAACCCCGGAGTACAGTCACAAACCATCATCGTTCCTATTATCAATGATCTTGATATTGTGGAAGCTGACGAAACATTTCAGGTCGATCTGACTGCTTTTCTAGCAAATGGTGCTGATGTGGTTATGGGAGATGACCAGGCAATCGTCACCATTTTTGATGACGAACAAGCTTCCATCTCCATCGACGATGTCACCGTCAACGAAAATGACGGTACCGCCACGCTCACGGTCACCTTGGATCAACCAGTCGCCACCACCGTCACCGTCAATTTTGCCACCGATAATCTGACGGCCGTCGACCCCGACGACTATACCGCACAATCAGGCACAATCACCTTCAATCCGGGAGAGCAGTCACAGTCCATCATTATTTCCATTGTCGATGATACTGATCTGGTAGAACCTGACGAAACATTTCTCGTCAATCTCACCAACATCCAGGCCAGTGGTGCGAACATTACCTTTGCCGATGATCAGGGTGAGATCACCATTCAAGATAATGATCAAGCCAGCATCTCCATCGATGATATTACAGTGAACGAGAATGATGGCACCGCCACGCTCACTGTCTCGTTAGACCAACCGGTCGCTACGACCGTCACAGTGGAGTTCACCACTGCGGACCAGTCGGCAATTGAATTGGACGACTACACCGCTCAGACAGGCACCCTCACCTTTAACCCCGGAGTTCAATCACAACAGATACTCGTTTCTCTCATTGATGATGATCTGGTAGAAAACGACGAAACATTCCAGGTCGACCTGACTGCTTTTCTGGCGAATGGTGCTGATGTGATTATGGGAGATAATCAGGCAATTGTCACCATTCAGGACGATGATCAAGCCACCATCTCCATCGATGATATTTCGGTCAACGAGAATGACGGCACGGCCACACTCACCGTTTCATTAGACCAACCGGTCGACGAAATTGTCACTGTGGAATTTGCCACTGCGGATCAGTCGGCAATTGAATTGGACGACTACACCGCTCAGACAGGCACCCTCACCTTTAACCCCGGAGTACAGTCACAAACCATCATCGTTCCTATTATCAATGATCTTGATATTGTGGAAGCTGACGAAACATTTCAGGTCGATCTGACTGCTTTTCTGGCGAATGGTGCTGATGTGATTATGGGAGATAATCAGGCAATTGTCACCATTTTTGATGACGAACAAGCTTCCATCTCCATCGACGATGTCACCGTCAATGAAAACGACGGCACGGCCACACTTACCGTTTCATTAGACCAACCCGTGGCCACCACCGTCACCGTCGATTTTGCCACCGATAATCTGACGGCTTTCGATCCCGACGACTATACCACCCAAACCGGCACACTCACCTTCAATCCGGGAGAGCAGTCACAGTCCATCATTATTTCCATTGTCGATAATAACATTGTGGAAGGCGATGAAAGGTTTCTTGTAGACTTATCCAACATCATGGCCAACGGGGCAAATGTTACTTTTGCCGATGCTCAGGCAGAGGTCACTATTCTGGATAATGAGTCGGCCAGTTTCTCAATTAATAATATATCAGTGAATGAAGATGCGGGAACAGCCATGCTGACTGTCTCTTTGGATTTCGCAGTCGATACCGCCATAAGTGTAGACTACACCACAACGAATCTAACAGCGGTCGCTCCAGATGACTATTCGGCACAAACTGGCACGCTCACCTTCAATCCGGGAGAGCAGTCTCACACTATCGCTGTAAACATCATTGATGATAATCTCGTGGAAGATGATGAATCCATTCTGATCAGTTTAAGTAACATTCAGAATGGGGAGAACGTTACTTTTTCTAATAGTCTGGCAACGGTCCTGATTGAAGATAATGATCAAGCTATCATATCAATCAGTGACTTGACAGTGAACGAAAATAACGGTACCGCCACACTTACCGTCTCGTTAGATCAACCAGTTGATACGACCGTCACCGTCGACTTTGCCACCGATAATCAGACGGCTTTCGATCCCGGCGATTATACTACCCAAACAGGGACTGTGACCTTTGATCCGGGAGTGCAATCTCAGACCATCATCGTCGATATCACCGATGATGTGAATATTGTAGAAGGTGATGAATCATTTCTCCTGAATCTCACTAACCTTCAGCCCAATGGTGCCGATGTCATTATGGGAGACAATCAGGCAGAAGTCACCATTCTCGATAATGAAGCGACCACAATCTCCATCGACGATGTCACCGTCAACGAAAATGACGGCACGGCCACACTCACGGTCACCCTGGATCAACCGGTCGCCACCACCGTCACCGTCGACTTTGCCACCGATAATCTGACGGCTTTCGATCCCGACGACTATACCGCTCAAACAGGTACGCTCACCTTCAATCCGGGAGAGCAATCCCAGACTATCGTTCTGGATATCATCGATAACATCGACATCGTGGAAGGCATTGAAACGTTCCTCGTCAACCTTAGCAACATCCAGGCCAGTGGCGCCAACATCACCTTTGCCGACGACCAGGGTGAAGTCACCATTCTCGATGATGAAGCGACCACGATCGACATCGACGACGTCACCGTCAACGAAAATGACGGTACCGCCACACTCACGGTCACCCTGGATCAACCGGTTGCCACCACCGTCACCGTCGACTTTGCCACGGCAAATCAACTCGCCGTTGATCCCGACGACTATACCGCCCAGTCAGGCACCCTCACCTTCAATCCGGGAGAGCAATCCCAGACCATCATCGTCGATATCATCGATGATCTGGACATTGTGGAAGGCATTGAAACGTTCCTCGTCAACCTTACCAACATCCAGGCCAGCGGCGCCAACATTACCTTTGCCGATGATCAGGGTGAAGTCACCATTCTCGATGATGAACAAGCCACCATCGACATCGACGACGTCACCGTCAACGAAAATGACGGTACCGCCACACTCACGGTCACCCTGGATCAACCGGTTGCCACCACCGTCACCGTCGACTTTGCCACGGCAAATCAACTCGCCGTTGATCCCGACGACTATACCGCTCAAACCGGCACCCTCACCTTCAATCCGGGAGAGCAGTCCCAGACCATCATCGTCGATATCATCGATGATCTGGACATTGTGGAAGGCATTGAAACGTTCCTCGTCAACCTTACCAACATCCAGGCCAGCGGCGCCAACATCACCTTTGCCGATGATCAGGGTGAAGTCACCATTCTCGATGATGAGCAAGCGACCATCAACATCGACGACGTCACCGTCAACGAAAATGACGGTACCGCCACACTCACGGTCACCCTGGATCAACCGGTTGCCACCACCGTCACCGTCGACTTTGCCACCGATAATCTGACGGCTTTCGATCCCGACGACTATACCGCTCAAACAGGTACCCTCACCTTCAATCCGGGAGAGCAGTCCCAGACCATCATCGTCGATATCATCGATAACATCGACATCGTGGAAGGCATTGAAACGTTCCTCGTCAACCTTAGCAACATCCAGGCCAGTGGCGCCAACATCACCTTTGCCGATGACCAGGGTGAAGTCACCATTCTCGATGATGAAGCGACCACGATCGACATCGACGACGTCACCGTCAACGAAAATGACGGTACCGCCACACTCACGGTCACCCTGGATCAACCGGTTGCCACCACCGTCACCGTCGACTTTGCCACGGCAAATCAACTCGCCGTTGATCCCGACGACTATACCGCCCAGACAGGCACCCTCACCTTCAATCCGGGAGAGCAATCCCAGACCATCATCGTCGATATCATCGATGATCTGGACATTGTGGAAGGCATTGAAACGTTCCTCGTCAACCTTACCAACATCCAGGCCAGCGGCGCCAACATCACCTTCGACGATGACCAGGGTGAAGTCACCATTCTCGATGATGAAGCGACCACGATCGACATCGACGACGTCACCGTCAACGAAAATGACGGTACCGCCACACTCACGGTCACCCTGGATCAACCGGTTGCCACCACCGTCACCGTCGACTTTGCCACCGATAATCTGACGGCTTTCGATCCCGACGACTATACCGCCCAAACCGGCACACTCACCTTCAATCCGGGAGAGCAGTCCCAGACCATCATCGTCGATATCATCGATGACCTGGACATCGTGGAAGGCATTGAAACGTTCCTCGTCAACCTCACCAACATCCAGGCCAGTGGCGCCAACATCACCTTTGCCGACGACCAGGGTGAAGTCACCATTCTCGATGACGAGCAAGCGACCATCGACATCGACGATGTCACAGTCAACGAAAATGACGGTACCGCCACGCTCACGGTCACCCTGGATCAACCGGTCGCCACCACCGTCAACGTCGATTTTGCCACCGCAGATCAGCTCGCCGTCGACCCCGACGACTATACCGCCCAGTCAGGCACCCTCACCTTCAATGCGGGTATGCAATCACAAGAGATCATTATTGATATCACTGACACTGCTCTTGTGGAATTTACAGAATCATTTCTTGTGAACCTGAGTAATATCCAAGCAAACGGTGCAAATATCACATTCGCCGATAATCAGGGCGAAGTCACGATTCTTGATGACGATCAGTCTAATTTAACAATTAGTGATCTCTCGATTGACGAAATGGATGGAACCGCGGTTCTCACCGTCTCTTTAGACAGTCCCGTCGACACAGCAGTTAGTATCGATTTTATAACCGATGATCAGTCAGCATTAAATTCAATTGATTATCTATTCCAATCAGGCAGTTTAACATTTAATCCAGGAGAGCAATCGAAAAGCATAACCATCACGATCCTGGACAATGCCGCTGTCGAATTTGATGAAACATTTTTTGTGACTCTCAGTAATTTACAAACCAGTAGTTCAGATGTCATTCTTGCAGACGATCAGGCAGAAGTAACTATCGTTGATGATGACCAGTCTACGTTTTCGATTACTGATATTACCGTCAATGAAGACGCGGGAACTGCAACCGTACTCGTGTCGTTGGACCAACCGGTGGACACAACCGTCACCGTCGATTTTGCTACCGTTGATAATTCAGCAACAAATCCTACAGATTATCTCCACCACACAGGCACTTTAGTTTTCACTCTGGGAGAGCAACCGCAAACCATAACTATTCCCATAATCGATACCGATGACGTAGAGTTAACAGAATCATTTTTTATCAATCTATCCAATATTCAAGCCAACGGACTTGATGTCACGTTCGCAGACTCGCAGTCAGAAATCACCATCACTGACGATGACCAGACCACCATTTCCATCAATGATATTTCTGTCAATGAAGACATTGGAACTGCAACTCTGACTGTATCCTTAGATCAACCAGTTGGAGAAATCATCACTGTTGACTTTGAAACGGTTGATCAGACAGCGACAGGTCCTGAAGACTATTTATCTCAAACTGGAACTCTGACCTTCAATCCAGGCGAGCAAACCCAAACAATCACAATTCCTATAGTGAATAATGACCTCGTAGAGCTCAGTGAATTCTTATTCGTTAATCTGAGTAACCTTCAAACAAATGGCACCGATGTCATTCTCACAGATGACCAGGGCGAAGTCACCATCTTCGATGATGATCAAGCCCGCATATCAATTGATGATATCTTTGTCGACGAAGATTCGGGATTCGCAACGTTGACTGTATCTCTGGACTCGCCAGTTGACACAACAGTCAACGTTGATTTTGCTACGACAGATCAAACTGCTATTGACCTAGAAGACTATGTGGCCACGTCTGGCACGATCAACTTCTCTCCGGGAGAACAATCAAAAACCATTACGATTTCGATTATCGATTCTTTTCTGTTAGAAGCTGATGAAACGTTTCTCGTTAATTTAACGAATCTTCAAGCGAATGGTCGCAACGTTTTATTTGCAGACAATCAGGCAGAAGTTACCATTGTAGATGATATCATTGCCTCAGCGAATATTGATTTGCGTGTTGTCAACTCACCCACAAATACACAACCAAACGGAGAAGTCAATTTACTTCCAGAAAATCAGGATTCCATTACCGAATGGTCTTCTTACTGGGTCGAAATATGGGTCAATGCCAGCAGTCCTACCAATCAGGGAATTTTCTCCGTAGAACTAGATCTCAATTATCATACAGAATTTACATCAGCAACTGATATCGAATTTGGTGCAAGCTTCTCTCAAAATCAGGCAGGAACAATTAACGATGCTTTGGGAACAGTAGAAGGTCTGTTCGCCGAAACAAATGCATCTGAACTAGGAATTGCAGGTCATCTTTTGTTTGCTCGTATCAAATTTGAACCCCTTGCAGAAGACCAAGTCGAACTCGATCTTCCCGGCAGAAGTATTGGCCCTTATGATCTTGGTTTTAATATCAATTCGCAGCAAGTCCATTTGGATGGTAATATTCCCGTCACAACGAACTTAGTAGAATTTGCAGGAGCCGATATTTGGGCGAACCCCTTTGATCTCGACGATGATGACGCAATCAATTTTAAAGATCTGATGCTGTTCGCCAGTGTTTATCAGACCATCCCCAGCGAGTCTGCTTCAGACCTTTCCTGGTTTGCCGACTATAATCAAAACAATAGCGTCGACTTTAAAGATCTCAATTTGTTTGTGAGCAACTACAACAAAAGTAAGCTTGGTCAAACGGCGATTACCTATCCTCAGAATTTCCCGGAAGCCTGGAACAATCCATTGATTGCCGATACGTCTCAAGCTGAACCGCAAACCTCACCAGTTTCTCTTTCACAGTCTGCTGCCGACTCAGTATTGGACGGTGTTGTTGAATACGTCAGTCCTCAGCTTACTCCAAGCCAAAACGAAACACTGGAAAATATCGACATTGAAATCGTTAACCTTACGGGAAACACATTAGGTCGCGCCGTTACCGGTACAATTTACATCGATGTTAATGCCGCCGGATATGGCTGGTTTATTGATGACACACCTGGTGATCATAGTGAGTTCGAACAGTCAAGTCACTTATCCCTCATTGCCCTGCCCGACAGTGATGCCGCTGGTCGAGTGGATCTCTGGTCCGTCATCATGCACGAACTCGGCCACCTGTTAGGCTATGATCATGAAGCAGAAGGAGTGATGCAAGAGACCCTGGCTCCCGGTATTCGCAACCTACCATCCTGGGAATTGAATATTGACCTCGGTGAGCATTCCACGCCTGAAGAAGCGGATTCATTCTTTTTGACTATACAAAATGAGACAGAATTAGTGCCGTTTTAA